In Brevinematales bacterium, the genomic stretch AACTACTTCAAAGAAGATTTTTCCTTGAAAGCAAAGTAATAAAAGGAAAAGGTTTAGGAAAAGAAATAGGATTTCCAACAGCAAATATAAGAAGCAAAGTTCAGGTCTATCCTCCATCAGGAGTATATGCCACTATAACAGAAATTGACGGGAAAAGATATAAAAGCCTAACACACGTAGGAGAATCTTTTGTATTTGGTGGAAATCCTGCCGATGTCGAAACATACATAATTGACTTTGACGAAAATATATATAATAAGAAAATTAGAGTATATTTCGATAGGTTTCTAGGAGAAACCAAATTCGTAAACTCTCTTGATGATCTTAGGAAACTAATAAAAGGATATGTTGACTATTGGAAAAATGAAGAGGTCGATTTGTATGATAGTAGATTCAGAGAGGTTGTTTATTGAAGATTCCAAGATAATCGATATATCAAAGCTTGGAGGATACTTTGAGGTAAAACTTGAGTCAAAGTATATATCAAAACACATACAACCAGGACAGTTTGTTAATATAAAATTAAGAACACCTTTACTAAGAAGGCCATTTACGCTCTTTGACAAAGAACACAATTCTTTTTCAATACTAGTGAAAGTTGTAGGAAAAGGGACAGAAGAGCTAACTAAAATGAAAGCATCCCAAACTGTGAATATTATAGGTCCTTTAGGAAACTCCGTTTTTGATTTTGGAATTCATAACGAAGAAAAAGTTAATCTTGTAGCAGGAGGAGTAGGAATAGCAAACATGGTATCACTTGCCAAACTCTTAAAAACCTCAAAGAGA encodes the following:
- a CDS encoding dihydroorotate dehydrogenase electron transfer subunit, which translates into the protein MIVDSERLFIEDSKIIDISKLGGYFEVKLESKYISKHIQPGQFVNIKLRTPLLRRPFTLFDKEHNSFSILVKVVGKGTEELTKMKASQTVNIIGPLGNSVFDFGIHNEEKVNLVAGGVGIANMVSLAKLLKTSKRKVRLFWGIRSKEEYFEKYFEYVDEIFISTEDGSIGCKGFITELLERKYDGNMIYACGPTPMLKSLSKIHVNPEKVIVSLETFMGCGIGICYGCSIPSSENGYILVCKDGPNVPLNKIVIP